The proteins below are encoded in one region of Verrucomicrobiia bacterium:
- the dxs gene encoding 1-deoxy-D-xylulose-5-phosphate synthase: MPRWIHKINSPRDLKKIPLEKLPEVADEYRQYLIECVSKTGGHLGASLGALELNIALHYVLESPKDKICWDVGHQAYVHKMITGRRDRMLTLRQPHGISGFPSPFESEHDPFIVGHASTAISQALGLAAARDLNKTDEKVVAVVGDGSITAGLAYEALNNAGHLKKDMLIILNDNKMSIAKNVGAISNCLNRVITNPIYNRIRLEVEHQLDKFPRLRKFTTKNLEGLKSILVPGILFEELGFRYFGPIDGHDVVALVHTLRKILSLKDCSFLHIVTEKGKGYPFAEKDAEKLHGVTPFNVATGEKIQGEVKKEGAPYTKVFAKALTKIARENPKVVAITAAMPTGTGLLEFQKEFPDRFFDVGIAEQHAVTFAGALAKGGIKPVCAIYSTFLQRSQDSLLHDVALQRLPTVLCLDRAGLVGADGATHNGVFDISYLGHIPHVVIAAPKDEFEMEQMLRLGIDYPHIFAIRYPRGNVPLEAANLPQNAFGIGEGEVLREGQDGTILAFGTMVFTALKAAELLKEEGFEVRVVNMRFAKPLDEVLILQSLEKSPFLFTVEEHVLTGGFGSKVLEFLESRGVTGAALKRFALPDEFIEHGAQDALLDQFGLSAEKIAAQVLNEIKFRKQDVVSDPNIA; the protein is encoded by the coding sequence ATGCCCCGATGGATTCATAAAATCAATTCGCCGCGCGATCTGAAAAAGATCCCGCTCGAAAAGCTCCCCGAAGTCGCGGACGAATACCGTCAATACCTCATCGAATGCGTTTCCAAGACCGGCGGCCATCTGGGCGCCAGCCTGGGTGCGCTGGAGCTGAACATCGCGCTCCATTACGTCCTGGAATCGCCCAAAGACAAGATCTGCTGGGACGTGGGCCACCAGGCTTACGTGCACAAGATGATCACGGGCCGGCGCGACCGCATGCTGACCCTGCGCCAGCCGCACGGCATCAGCGGTTTTCCTTCTCCTTTCGAAAGCGAGCACGATCCCTTCATCGTCGGCCATGCCAGCACGGCCATTTCCCAGGCGCTCGGCCTTGCCGCGGCGCGCGACCTGAACAAGACCGACGAAAAAGTGGTCGCAGTGGTGGGCGACGGTTCAATCACGGCCGGACTCGCGTACGAAGCGTTGAACAATGCCGGGCATCTCAAAAAGGACATGCTGATCATCCTGAACGACAACAAGATGTCGATCGCCAAGAACGTCGGCGCCATCAGCAACTGCCTGAATCGCGTCATCACCAATCCCATTTACAACCGCATCCGCCTGGAAGTTGAACACCAGCTCGACAAGTTTCCGCGCCTGCGCAAGTTCACGACGAAAAATCTCGAAGGCCTTAAAAGCATCCTGGTCCCGGGCATTCTTTTCGAAGAACTCGGCTTCCGTTATTTCGGCCCCATAGATGGGCATGACGTGGTGGCTCTCGTCCACACGCTGCGTAAAATCCTTTCGCTGAAAGACTGCAGCTTCCTCCACATCGTGACCGAAAAAGGCAAAGGCTATCCGTTTGCCGAAAAGGACGCGGAAAAGCTGCACGGCGTCACGCCGTTTAACGTGGCGACGGGCGAGAAAATCCAGGGCGAGGTCAAGAAGGAAGGCGCGCCTTATACGAAGGTGTTTGCCAAGGCGCTTACCAAAATCGCGCGCGAGAATCCGAAAGTCGTGGCCATTACCGCGGCCATGCCCACCGGCACGGGCCTCTTGGAATTTCAGAAGGAATTTCCGGACCGGTTTTTCGACGTGGGTATCGCGGAACAGCATGCCGTCACGTTCGCGGGCGCGCTGGCCAAGGGCGGCATCAAGCCCGTCTGCGCCATTTATTCCACGTTCCTGCAGCGCTCGCAGGACAGCCTGCTGCATGACGTCGCGCTGCAGCGCCTGCCCACGGTGCTTTGTCTGGACCGCGCGGGCCTTGTCGGCGCGGACGGCGCCACGCACAACGGCGTCTTCGACATCAGCTACCTCGGCCATATCCCGCATGTCGTGATTGCCGCGCCGAAAGACGAGTTCGAAATGGAACAGATGCTCCGGCTTGGTATCGATTACCCGCACATCTTTGCCATTCGATACCCGCGCGGCAACGTGCCCCTGGAAGCCGCCAATCTTCCCCAAAATGCTTTCGGCATCGGGGAAGGAGAAGTGCTCCGCGAAGGCCAGGATGGGACGATCCTTGCGTTCGGCACGATGGTCTTCACCGCGCTGAAGGCGGCTGAACTTCTCAAGGAAGAAGGCTTTGAAGTGCGTGTCGTGAACATGCGCTTTGCCAAGCCTCTTGACGAAGTCCTGATCCTGCAGTCGCTGGAAAAAAGCCCGTTTCTCTTTACGGTCGAAGAGCACGTCCTGACGGGCGGTTTCGGCTCCAAGGTCCTCGAATTCCTGGAATCGCGCGGTGTCACGGGCGCCGCGTTGAAACGGTTCGCGCTGCCGGACGAATTCATCGAGCACGGCGCGCAGGATGCGCTCCTTGACCAGTTCGGCCTTTCCGCGGAGAAGATCGCGGCTCAGGTCCTGAACGAGATCAAATTCCGGAAGCAAGACGTCGTTTCGGACCCGAACATCGCCTGA
- a CDS encoding NAD(+)/NADH kinase — MRKKKTPPAAPRKKSRPMTAGIFVNPDKSAALTLLKELRRWFAAKGILVEDSRSRPIQEWIKNCAFVVCLGGDGTLLSLARQMHETSAPVLGVHLGNLGFLTEVKKHEVFSELENFLSGKSEIEERLMIRCSAVSKGRRTPRDFLALNDVVIGREGLTRLLKLRVQVGGEVLTNFSGDGVIVATPTGSTAYSLSAGGAVVHPTLQVMMITPICPHASSLRPIVVSSNEKIRIALENHGSGAKALLTADGQDTLEIDASYTVEVTRSKLPLRLIKSSKRGYYETLRENFKFPS, encoded by the coding sequence ATGAGAAAAAAGAAAACACCCCCCGCCGCACCGCGGAAAAAATCCCGTCCCATGACCGCGGGAATTTTCGTCAACCCGGACAAGTCCGCAGCCCTGACTCTCCTGAAAGAACTCCGCCGTTGGTTTGCCGCGAAAGGCATCCTCGTGGAAGATTCGCGCTCGCGGCCGATCCAGGAGTGGATCAAAAACTGCGCTTTCGTGGTCTGCCTGGGAGGCGACGGGACGCTGCTTTCGCTGGCAAGGCAAATGCACGAAACGTCGGCCCCGGTCCTCGGCGTGCATCTCGGGAATCTGGGCTTTCTCACCGAGGTGAAGAAACACGAAGTTTTTTCGGAGCTCGAAAATTTTCTATCGGGCAAGTCTGAGATCGAGGAGCGCCTGATGATCCGCTGCTCGGCCGTAAGCAAGGGGCGCAGGACCCCGCGCGATTTCCTGGCGCTGAACGACGTCGTGATCGGCCGCGAAGGCCTAACACGGCTTTTGAAGCTGCGCGTGCAGGTGGGCGGGGAAGTGCTGACCAATTTTTCCGGCGACGGGGTCATCGTGGCCACGCCGACCGGATCGACCGCCTACTCGCTTTCCGCGGGCGGCGCGGTCGTGCACCCGACCCTGCAGGTCATGATGATCACGCCGATCTGTCCGCACGCGTCGTCGCTGCGGCCCATCGTCGTGTCGAGCAATGAGAAGATCCGGATCGCGCTGGAAAATCACGGGTCCGGTGCCAAGGCGCTGCTCACCGCCGATGGCCAGGACACGCTGGAGATCGACGCGAGTTACACGGTGGAAGTCACGCGGTCCAAACTGCCGCTGCGGCTGATCAAGAGTTCGAAACGCGGTTACTATGAAACCCTGCGCGAAAATTTTAAATTTCCTTCGTAA
- a CDS encoding response regulator, translated as MAKVLVVDDEKFICEEFRDLMAEDGHDVDIAFNGQEALKKVAERDYHVIFLDVLLPRMEGRQIFEEIKKIKKVPVVFMSGYLPPNKEKEALSLGALACLKKPLDLEQVKKIIDDASR; from the coding sequence ATGGCCAAAGTACTGGTAGTGGACGACGAAAAATTCATCTGCGAGGAATTCCGTGATCTCATGGCTGAGGACGGCCATGACGTGGACATTGCCTTCAACGGCCAGGAAGCTCTCAAGAAGGTCGCGGAAAGGGATTACCACGTGATTTTTCTCGACGTGCTGCTGCCGCGGATGGAAGGCCGACAGATTTTCGAAGAAATCAAAAAAATCAAAAAGGTCCCGGTGGTGTTCATGTCCGGCTATCTTCCTCCGAACAAAGAGAAAGAGGCCCTGAGCCTGGGCGCCCTGGCCTGCCTCAAGAAACCTCTCGACCTCGAACAGGTCAAAAAGATCATCGATGACGCCTCCCGATAA
- the gltX gene encoding glutamate--tRNA ligase, which translates to MTPPDKNSPETRAVRVRFAPSPTGYLHIGGVRTALFNYLYARNQGGKFLLRIEDTDQQRSKKEFEDEIVSSMKWLGLTWDEELVYQSKRLDRYHEIADKLIAEGKAYEKTEDGKKAVWFKIPHREVIFTDLVHGPTKFDTSLFEDLVIIKSDGFPTYHFACVIDDHDMEISHVIRGDDHISNTPRHILLYEALGWKPTKYAHLPLIVGDDNAPLSKRHGTVAAGHYRDQGFLPQALVNFLALLGWGAASNEEIFTLQELCQKFSLKKVNKANARFNLEKLLWINAQHLKNLPKADYVNAISAFYPEESRAMAPEVWEKIVLLFQTRIKTFRDLKTEASYVFEEPAAYDESQAAAYLSRPEAAAAFEAWVQKAGALPDFNDDKALEALTRDVAKENGLEAKDMIHPLRFFLTGKTVSPGLFELMNVLGKEKCLRRITRFTGKKSLAP; encoded by the coding sequence ATGACGCCTCCCGATAAGAACTCGCCGGAAACCCGCGCTGTCCGTGTCCGTTTTGCCCCGTCGCCTACGGGATACCTCCACATCGGCGGCGTGCGCACCGCGCTGTTCAATTATCTTTACGCGCGCAACCAGGGCGGGAAATTCCTGCTCCGCATCGAAGACACGGACCAGCAGCGCTCGAAAAAGGAATTCGAGGACGAAATCGTCAGCTCGATGAAATGGCTGGGGCTTACCTGGGACGAAGAGCTCGTTTACCAGAGCAAGCGTCTCGACCGCTATCACGAAATCGCGGACAAATTGATCGCCGAAGGAAAGGCCTACGAAAAGACCGAGGACGGCAAGAAGGCCGTCTGGTTTAAAATCCCTCACCGCGAAGTCATTTTCACCGATCTGGTGCATGGTCCGACGAAATTCGACACGTCGCTGTTCGAAGACCTCGTCATCATCAAATCCGACGGTTTTCCCACGTATCATTTTGCCTGCGTCATCGACGACCACGACATGGAAATCAGCCACGTGATCCGCGGCGATGACCACATCTCGAATACGCCGCGCCACATCCTGCTGTATGAAGCCCTGGGCTGGAAGCCGACCAAATACGCGCACCTGCCGCTCATCGTGGGCGACGACAATGCGCCGCTCTCCAAACGGCACGGCACCGTGGCCGCGGGCCATTACCGCGACCAGGGCTTTTTGCCGCAGGCGCTCGTCAATTTCCTGGCTTTGCTGGGATGGGGTGCGGCCTCGAACGAGGAGATCTTCACGCTTCAGGAGCTTTGTCAGAAATTCAGCCTGAAAAAAGTGAACAAGGCCAATGCCCGGTTCAATCTCGAAAAGCTGCTGTGGATCAATGCCCAGCACCTGAAAAATTTGCCGAAGGCGGATTACGTGAATGCCATTTCCGCTTTTTATCCCGAAGAGTCGCGCGCCATGGCGCCCGAGGTGTGGGAAAAGATCGTGCTCCTTTTTCAAACCCGCATCAAGACGTTTCGCGATCTGAAAACCGAAGCCTCGTACGTTTTCGAAGAGCCCGCGGCCTATGATGAGTCTCAGGCAGCCGCGTATCTTTCCCGTCCGGAAGCTGCGGCGGCTTTCGAAGCCTGGGTCCAGAAGGCCGGGGCCCTTCCCGATTTCAATGACGACAAGGCGCTCGAAGCCCTCACGCGCGACGTGGCCAAGGAGAACGGGCTGGAAGCCAAAGACATGATCCATCCGCTGCGTTTTTTTCTTACGGGAAAGACCGTGAGCCCGGGCCTCTTCGAGCTGATGAACGTCCTGGGAAAAGAAAAGTGCCTGCGCCGCATTACCCGCTTTACGGGAAAGAAATCCCTGGCGCCCTGA
- a CDS encoding histidine triad nucleotide-binding protein — MSDCLFCKIVKGEIPSRVAYQDERVFAFHDINPQAPVHVLVIPKKHIPRIAEMGEGDAALMGEVLESARKIASQNKWKDYRLVINDGPEAAQTVFHVHLHLLSGRRMTWPPG; from the coding sequence ATGTCCGACTGTTTGTTTTGCAAAATCGTGAAGGGCGAAATTCCGTCGCGCGTCGCCTATCAAGACGAACGCGTCTTTGCCTTTCACGACATCAACCCCCAAGCCCCCGTCCACGTGCTGGTGATCCCCAAGAAACATATCCCGCGTATCGCCGAGATGGGGGAAGGCGACGCCGCTCTCATGGGGGAAGTCCTCGAATCGGCGCGGAAGATCGCTTCGCAAAACAAATGGAAGGACTACCGGCTGGTCATCAATGACGGACCCGAAGCCGCGCAAACGGTCTTCCATGTCCACCTGCACCTCTTGAGCGGGCGCCGCATGACATGGCCTCCGGGCTGA
- a CDS encoding response regulator — translation MPDDALIMKEVYSPADIALLCKKDVAEVRSWMEQGLLRCFQVTGGHLRVTHESLSDFMEAGKIEKPGEWNAAPQKLRVLVVEDDPDLLEIISELLKEEPRIEVRAENNGFTAGLQIAGWYPDLVLLDFLMPGISGFELCARLRENEKTSDLPVLAMTSLTSIDKKREIYESGVSDFLGKPFRSQDLLHKVRLLLGLDPAYRTASTGAKKA, via the coding sequence ATGCCCGACGACGCGCTTATTATGAAAGAAGTCTATAGTCCTGCCGACATCGCCCTCCTCTGCAAAAAGGACGTTGCGGAGGTCCGGAGCTGGATGGAGCAGGGGCTTTTGCGCTGCTTCCAGGTCACGGGCGGGCATTTGCGCGTGACGCATGAAAGCCTGTCCGATTTCATGGAGGCCGGTAAGATCGAGAAGCCGGGCGAATGGAATGCGGCGCCCCAAAAACTGCGCGTGCTCGTTGTCGAGGATGATCCGGACTTACTTGAAATCATTTCCGAACTATTGAAAGAAGAACCGCGCATCGAAGTCCGCGCGGAAAACAACGGCTTCACCGCGGGGCTGCAGATTGCGGGCTGGTATCCCGACCTGGTGCTTCTCGATTTTCTGATGCCGGGCATCAGCGGCTTTGAACTTTGCGCGCGGCTGCGCGAGAACGAAAAAACTTCGGACCTGCCCGTCCTGGCCATGACCTCGCTGACTTCCATCGACAAGAAACGGGAAATCTACGAATCGGGGGTTTCCGATTTCCTGGGCAAGCCTTTCCGGAGTCAGGATCTCCTGCACAAGGTCCGGCTCCTTCTCGGCCTGGACCCGGCTTACCGCACCGCTTCCACAGGGGCGAAGAAAGCCTGA
- a CDS encoding phosphomannomutase/phosphoglucomutase has product MIPSHVFREYDIRGIADKEFSDELVTSIGRAFATLLARENKNHIAVAHDMRPSSDRLHAALIKGLMSAGAHVVDLGLVPTPVLYFSVSHLKLQAGISITGSHNPVEYNGFKLHLADRPFFGAEIQELRKLIESGKFLQAPGKVEKGTILSEYKNYVRGLFKFKRKIKVVVDSGHGMGALVAPDLIKSLGHDVIELYSNLDPAFPDHHPDPSEPKNLVDAQKKVLEKKADCGIAFDGDADRIGLVDEKGEVIPGDKILLLAARAILKKKPGSTIIGDVKCSQAVYDDITKRGGKAVMWKTGHSLIKAKMKETHAELAGEMSGHMFFVDRWFGFDDAIYAACRVLEILDEDPRPLSQHLADLPPLFSTPELRVDCPDDVKFDLVKKAVAEFKKEYKVIDTDGARILFNDGWGLVRASNTQPVLVLRFEATSQKRLLEIQSLVESKLKQLGGKA; this is encoded by the coding sequence ATGATCCCTTCTCATGTTTTTCGTGAATATGACATCCGCGGCATCGCCGATAAAGAATTCTCCGACGAGCTCGTCACGTCCATCGGCCGCGCGTTTGCCACGCTTCTTGCCAGGGAAAATAAAAACCACATCGCGGTCGCTCATGACATGCGTCCCAGCTCGGACCGTCTTCACGCCGCGCTGATCAAGGGGCTCATGTCCGCGGGCGCCCACGTCGTGGACCTGGGCCTCGTTCCCACGCCCGTCCTTTATTTTTCCGTCTCTCATCTGAAACTGCAGGCCGGCATTTCCATCACGGGCTCGCATAATCCGGTGGAATACAACGGCTTCAAGCTGCACCTCGCGGACCGCCCCTTTTTCGGCGCGGAAATCCAGGAGCTGCGCAAGCTCATCGAGTCCGGCAAGTTCCTTCAGGCTCCCGGCAAAGTGGAGAAGGGGACGATCCTCTCAGAATACAAAAACTACGTCCGCGGCCTTTTTAAATTCAAAAGGAAGATCAAGGTGGTCGTGGATTCCGGGCACGGTATGGGCGCGCTTGTCGCTCCCGATCTCATCAAGAGCCTGGGCCATGACGTCATCGAACTCTATTCGAATCTTGACCCGGCCTTTCCGGACCATCACCCCGACCCGTCCGAACCCAAAAACCTCGTGGATGCGCAGAAAAAGGTCCTCGAGAAAAAGGCGGACTGCGGCATTGCCTTTGACGGCGATGCGGACCGCATCGGGCTCGTGGATGAAAAAGGGGAAGTCATTCCGGGCGACAAGATCCTGCTGCTCGCCGCGCGCGCGATCCTGAAGAAAAAACCCGGTTCCACCATCATTGGCGACGTGAAATGCTCGCAGGCCGTGTACGACGACATCACGAAAAGAGGCGGGAAGGCCGTCATGTGGAAGACCGGCCACTCGCTCATCAAGGCGAAGATGAAGGAAACGCACGCGGAGCTCGCGGGCGAAATGAGCGGGCACATGTTTTTCGTGGACCGCTGGTTCGGCTTTGACGACGCGATTTACGCGGCGTGCCGCGTGCTGGAAATCCTGGACGAAGATCCGCGCCCCTTGTCGCAGCACCTGGCGGACCTGCCGCCGCTTTTTTCCACGCCGGAACTCCGCGTGGACTGTCCGGACGACGTGAAATTCGATCTCGTCAAAAAAGCCGTGGCCGAATTCAAAAAAGAATACAAGGTGATCGACACCGACGGCGCGCGCATCCTTTTCAACGACGGATGGGGCCTTGTCCGTGCCTCGAACACCCAGCCCGTTCTCGTCCTGCGCTTCGAGGCCACGAGCCAGAAGCGGCTTCTCGAAATCCAGAGCCTCGTCGAATCCAAACTCAAACAGCTGGGCGGAAAGGCCTGA
- a CDS encoding sugar phosphate nucleotidyltransferase, producing the protein MPPAGRWAVIMAGGRGTRFWPESRNAMPKQFLAMFGRKTLLEETVDRLAPVVSKSHIFVVTQKDKTGLVRKKIHAPASRVLGEPVGRNTAPCMIYAAALIARKDPKAVLAMLPADNRIENVPVFRRALKAAYAAASKEGLPVTFGIRPGYPHTGYGYLEMGKEACRAGGFKIYRLKRFHEKPNLPRAKAFFNSGKFLWNSGMFVWRADRLLETARKFLPEAYELARFMTEKDAARRLEKYFHKMPNISIDYGLMEKLGSGILTLPVDIGWSDVGGWKTLAELLGKPGADNVLVGDVVPVRSRGNFVKMNGRMAALVGVQNLVVIDTPDALLVCAKDQTEAIREVVDEIKRRDWNHYL; encoded by the coding sequence ATGCCCCCGGCCGGCCGGTGGGCCGTAATCATGGCGGGCGGGCGCGGCACGCGTTTCTGGCCCGAGAGCCGCAACGCCATGCCCAAGCAATTCCTGGCCATGTTCGGCAGGAAGACCCTTCTCGAAGAAACTGTGGACCGTCTGGCCCCGGTTGTTTCCAAATCTCACATCTTCGTCGTCACTCAAAAAGACAAGACCGGCCTCGTCCGGAAAAAAATCCATGCACCAGCCTCGCGCGTTCTCGGCGAGCCCGTGGGGCGGAACACGGCGCCGTGCATGATTTACGCTGCGGCGCTCATCGCGCGTAAAGACCCCAAGGCCGTCCTGGCCATGCTTCCCGCGGACAACCGCATTGAAAACGTGCCTGTGTTTCGCAGGGCGCTGAAAGCCGCCTATGCTGCGGCCTCAAAAGAAGGGCTTCCGGTAACTTTTGGCATTCGGCCCGGATACCCGCATACGGGCTACGGCTACCTGGAAATGGGGAAAGAGGCCTGCCGCGCCGGAGGCTTCAAAATTTACCGGCTCAAGCGCTTTCATGAAAAGCCGAACCTTCCCCGCGCCAAGGCCTTTTTTAATTCCGGAAAATTTTTATGGAACAGCGGCATGTTCGTATGGCGCGCGGACCGGCTGCTGGAAACGGCGCGGAAATTCCTGCCCGAGGCGTACGAACTCGCGCGGTTCATGACGGAAAAAGATGCGGCGCGGCGGCTGGAAAAATATTTCCACAAAATGCCGAACATCTCTATCGATTACGGCCTGATGGAAAAACTCGGCAGCGGTATTTTGACGCTTCCAGTCGACATCGGCTGGAGCGACGTGGGCGGATGGAAGACTCTCGCCGAGCTGCTCGGCAAGCCCGGCGCGGACAATGTTCTGGTAGGCGATGTCGTGCCCGTGCGCAGCCGCGGCAACTTCGTGAAAATGAACGGCCGCATGGCCGCGCTGGTCGGCGTGCAAAATCTTGTCGTCATCGACACGCCGGACGCGCTCCTTGTCTGCGCCAAAGACCAGACCGAAGCCATCCGCGAGGTCGTGGACGAAATCAAAAGGCGCGACTGGAACCACTACCTCTAG
- a CDS encoding class I SAM-dependent rRNA methyltransferase, whose protein sequence is MKTFKCILKKGKEKPLQGRHPWVFSGAIDQIEEGLEAGDLVSLFSAGGDFLGTGYINPASQIAVRVLEFGKEPVGEALFEKKLRAAAALRETFGILNEKTTACRLVHSEGDFLPGLIVDKYGDTLVAQFLTAGMERWKETLAGLLEKVFKPEGIFERSDSDMREKEGLEKRSGLLAGKEPPAEIEILENGHVFLIDVRAGQKTGFFLDQRENRASIGALSQGRKVLNCFSYTGGFSVYAAKAGASRVVSVELSQPAQDTARKAFERNGLKGDFEFVREDVFDYLRKTKETFDLIVLDPPAFCKTKGQVPQACRGYKDINLCALKKLAPGGLLFTASCSTYMTPDLFQKVVFGAAKDAGRDLRIVRKTSHAPDHPVSIFHPEGEYLKGLLCQVL, encoded by the coding sequence GTGAAGACCTTCAAGTGCATCCTCAAAAAAGGAAAAGAGAAACCGCTGCAGGGCCGTCATCCCTGGGTGTTCTCCGGCGCCATTGACCAGATCGAAGAAGGGCTCGAAGCCGGTGATCTGGTAAGCCTCTTTTCCGCGGGCGGCGACTTCCTGGGAACGGGCTACATCAATCCCGCGTCGCAGATTGCGGTGCGCGTCCTGGAATTCGGTAAGGAGCCCGTGGGCGAGGCGCTTTTCGAAAAGAAATTGCGCGCTGCGGCGGCGCTGCGCGAAACCTTTGGCATCCTGAACGAAAAGACAACGGCCTGCCGTCTCGTGCATTCGGAAGGGGACTTTCTGCCCGGACTGATCGTGGACAAGTACGGCGATACTCTTGTCGCGCAGTTTTTGACCGCGGGCATGGAGCGGTGGAAGGAAACGCTCGCGGGCCTGCTGGAAAAAGTCTTCAAGCCCGAGGGCATTTTCGAGCGCAGCGATTCGGACATGCGCGAGAAAGAAGGCCTGGAAAAGCGTTCCGGTTTATTGGCGGGCAAGGAGCCTCCGGCGGAAATCGAGATCTTGGAAAACGGCCATGTGTTTCTGATTGACGTCCGCGCGGGACAGAAAACGGGTTTCTTCCTGGACCAGCGGGAAAACCGGGCCTCGATCGGAGCCCTTTCCCAGGGCCGCAAAGTCCTGAACTGTTTTTCTTATACGGGCGGATTTTCGGTATATGCGGCCAAGGCCGGGGCTTCCCGGGTCGTGTCCGTCGAACTTTCCCAGCCGGCCCAGGACACAGCGCGAAAAGCGTTCGAGCGGAACGGGCTAAAAGGCGATTTCGAATTCGTGCGCGAAGACGTGTTCGACTATCTCCGGAAAACGAAAGAGACTTTCGATCTGATCGTCCTCGACCCGCCGGCCTTCTGCAAAACCAAGGGCCAGGTGCCCCAGGCCTGCCGCGGTTACAAGGATATCAACCTCTGCGCCCTCAAGAAACTTGCCCCGGGCGGACTGCTTTTCACGGCCTCGTGTTCGACCTACATGACGCCGGACCTTTTCCAGAAAGTCGTGTTCGGCGCCGCCAAAGACGCGGGCCGGGACCTCCGCATCGTCCGCAAAACCTCCCATGCCCCCGACCATCCGGTCAGCATTTTCCACCCCGAGGGCGAATACCTGAAGGGCCTCCTTTGCCAGGTGCTTTAA